A portion of the Lolium rigidum isolate FL_2022 chromosome 1, APGP_CSIRO_Lrig_0.1, whole genome shotgun sequence genome contains these proteins:
- the LOC124682482 gene encoding CBL-interacting protein kinase 6 isoform X2, translating into MAAAADGKKGGVLQGRYEMGRVLGHGNFGRVHVARDLRTGQSVAVKVVAKEKVVRAGMVEQIKREIAVMKRVSHPNIVELHEVMATRSKIYLALELVRGGELFARIVRSGRVKEDVARLYFRQLISAVDFCHARGVYHRDLKPENLLLDEAGNLKVVDFGLSALADHARADGLLHTLCGTPGYAAPEVLQDKGYDGAKADLWSCGVILYVLLAGSLPFQDDNIVTMYKKVQRGDYRCPPWLSTDARRLIPKLLDPNPATRITVAELVEMPWFKKTSIARPVSVEAPVDPARPKEAGDKDEPETMNAFHLISLSEGFDLSPLFEGRSSTGRREGGMLFATREPARGVVSRLEEVAARGGGQMRVTKSGAGGVRFEGAGRGGPKGHGGDTLEYRSFCSEHLRPALQDIVWAADPPASVALAV; encoded by the exons atggcggcggcggcggacggaaaGAAGGGCGGGGTGCTGCAGGGGCGGTACGAGATGGGCCGTGTGCTGGGCCACGGCAACTTCGGGCGGGTACACGTCGCCCGGGATCTGAGGACCGGGCAGAGCGTGGCGGTGAAGGTGGTCGCCAAGGAGAAGGTCGTGCGCGCCGGGATGGTGGAGCAGATCAAGCGGGAGATCGCCGTCATGAAGCGCGTCTCCCACCCCAACATCGTCGAGCTCCACGAGGTGATGGCCACGCGCTCCAAGATCTACCTGGCCCTGGAGCTCGTCCGCGGCGGCGAGCTCTTCGCGCGGATCGTGCGGTCCGGGCGCGTCAAGGAGGACGTGGCGCGCCTCTACTTCCGCCAGCTCATCTCCGCCGTCGACTTCTGCCACGCGCGCGGCGTCTACCACCGCGACCTCAAGCCGGAGAACCTGCTCCTCGACGAGGCGGGCAACCTCAAGGTGGTCGACTTCGGCCTCAGCGCGCTCGCCGACCACGCGCGCGCCGACGGGCTCCTCCACACCCTCTGCGGCACGCCGGGCTACGCCGCGCCGGAGGTGCTCCAAGACAAGGGCTACGACGGCGCCAAGGCCGACCTCTGGTCCTGCGGCGTCATCCTCTACGTGCTCCTCGCCGGCTCCCTCCCGTTCCAGGACGACAACATCGTCACCATGTACAAGAAGGTGCAGCGCGGTGACTACCGCTGCCCGCCGTGGCTCTCCACGGACGCGCGCAGGCTCATCCCCAAGCTGCTCGACCCCAACCCCGCCACCCGCATCACCGTCGCGGAGCTCGTCGAGATGCCGTGGTTTAAGAAGACGTCCATCGCCAGGCCTGTAAGCGTGGAGGCGCCAGTCGATCCTGCGCGACCGAAGGAGGCCGGCGACAAGGACGAGCCCGAGACGATGAATGCGTTCCACCTGATATCACTCTCCGAGGGATTCGACCTCTCGCCGCTGTTCGAGGGCCGCTCGTCGACTGGGCGGCGGGAGGGCGGCATGCTGTTCGCGACGCGGGAGCCGGCGAGGGGCGTGGTCTCCCGGCTCGAGGAGGTCGCTGCGCGTGGCGGCGGGCAGATGCGTGTCACCAAGAGCGGCGCCGGGGGCGTGCGCTTCGAAGGGGCAGGACGCGGCGGGCCAAAGGGCC ACGGGGGCGACACACTCGAGTACCGCTCCTTCTGCAGCGAGCACCTCCGGCCGGCGCTGCAGGACATCGTTTGGGCTGCCGATCCCCCTGCATCAGTCGCACTCGCTGTCTGA
- the LOC124682482 gene encoding CBL-interacting protein kinase 6 isoform X1 produces the protein MAAAADGKKGGVLQGRYEMGRVLGHGNFGRVHVARDLRTGQSVAVKVVAKEKVVRAGMVEQIKREIAVMKRVSHPNIVELHEVMATRSKIYLALELVRGGELFARIVRSGRVKEDVARLYFRQLISAVDFCHARGVYHRDLKPENLLLDEAGNLKVVDFGLSALADHARADGLLHTLCGTPGYAAPEVLQDKGYDGAKADLWSCGVILYVLLAGSLPFQDDNIVTMYKKVQRGDYRCPPWLSTDARRLIPKLLDPNPATRITVAELVEMPWFKKTSIARPVSVEAPVDPARPKEAGDKDEPETMNAFHLISLSEGFDLSPLFEGRSSTGRREGGMLFATREPARGVVSRLEEVAARGGGQMRVTKSGAGGVRFEGAGRGGPKGRLAVAAEIFSVTPSVLVVDVKKDGGDTLEYRSFCSEHLRPALQDIVWAADPPASVALAV, from the coding sequence atggcggcggcggcggacggaaaGAAGGGCGGGGTGCTGCAGGGGCGGTACGAGATGGGCCGTGTGCTGGGCCACGGCAACTTCGGGCGGGTACACGTCGCCCGGGATCTGAGGACCGGGCAGAGCGTGGCGGTGAAGGTGGTCGCCAAGGAGAAGGTCGTGCGCGCCGGGATGGTGGAGCAGATCAAGCGGGAGATCGCCGTCATGAAGCGCGTCTCCCACCCCAACATCGTCGAGCTCCACGAGGTGATGGCCACGCGCTCCAAGATCTACCTGGCCCTGGAGCTCGTCCGCGGCGGCGAGCTCTTCGCGCGGATCGTGCGGTCCGGGCGCGTCAAGGAGGACGTGGCGCGCCTCTACTTCCGCCAGCTCATCTCCGCCGTCGACTTCTGCCACGCGCGCGGCGTCTACCACCGCGACCTCAAGCCGGAGAACCTGCTCCTCGACGAGGCGGGCAACCTCAAGGTGGTCGACTTCGGCCTCAGCGCGCTCGCCGACCACGCGCGCGCCGACGGGCTCCTCCACACCCTCTGCGGCACGCCGGGCTACGCCGCGCCGGAGGTGCTCCAAGACAAGGGCTACGACGGCGCCAAGGCCGACCTCTGGTCCTGCGGCGTCATCCTCTACGTGCTCCTCGCCGGCTCCCTCCCGTTCCAGGACGACAACATCGTCACCATGTACAAGAAGGTGCAGCGCGGTGACTACCGCTGCCCGCCGTGGCTCTCCACGGACGCGCGCAGGCTCATCCCCAAGCTGCTCGACCCCAACCCCGCCACCCGCATCACCGTCGCGGAGCTCGTCGAGATGCCGTGGTTTAAGAAGACGTCCATCGCCAGGCCTGTAAGCGTGGAGGCGCCAGTCGATCCTGCGCGACCGAAGGAGGCCGGCGACAAGGACGAGCCCGAGACGATGAATGCGTTCCACCTGATATCACTCTCCGAGGGATTCGACCTCTCGCCGCTGTTCGAGGGCCGCTCGTCGACTGGGCGGCGGGAGGGCGGCATGCTGTTCGCGACGCGGGAGCCGGCGAGGGGCGTGGTCTCCCGGCTCGAGGAGGTCGCTGCGCGTGGCGGCGGGCAGATGCGTGTCACCAAGAGCGGCGCCGGGGGCGTGCGCTTCGAAGGGGCAGGACGCGGCGGGCCAAAGGGCCGGCTCGCCGTGGCAGCCGAGATCTTCAGCGTGACTCCTTCTGTTCTCGTGGTCGACGTCAAGAAGGACGGGGGCGACACACTCGAGTACCGCTCCTTCTGCAGCGAGCACCTCCGGCCGGCGCTGCAGGACATCGTTTGGGCTGCCGATCCCCCTGCATCAGTCGCACTCGCTGTCTGA